ACCTCACCACAACACATCATCGGCTACCCCCACTTTCGCTTTTAACAGATTGCAGCTGAAGGAACAGTAACAGCATATGGTGGTTGGCTGCCTCTAAAATGCAACATAAATATCTTCCACTCACAGCCCCCTAAAATCACACAGCAATGTTCAGGAGAAAGCCTGTGTCAGGATGGCATGATGCAGTTGGATTTATTCTCGTTGGCACCAGAGGCctgactctgtgtgtgaatCATTGTGACTTAAAGGATTCTGGGATTGCTGTATTTGAAGGGCAAACATCTATTTTCCAGCACGCACCAATGTAAAGTCATTTAGATCACTACAGGACAACTGGACTGAGGGCATTTCAAATATTAGTcagttcttaaaaataaaattgaaaaggCATTGTAAGGTACTTTACTTAGTTCAAATGatcttaaaatattaaaaattagACATGTTCCATGTTTGCCTTTAAGGTCCCTGTAACTGTCTGCCACTCTGAGATTTTCAAGCCATCTTTTTGTGCATTGTTCCCCAGGGCTTCTTCAGGCGAAGTCAGCAAAGCAACGCCACCTACTCTTGTCCCCGCCAGAAGAACTGTCTGATCGACCGGACCAGCCGCAACCGCTGTCAGCACTGCCGGCTGCAGAAGTGTCTGGCGGTGGGCATGTCCCGGGATGGTACGCGCTAGGGCAGGGGACTCTGGGTGACACCTGGACTTTGTATAGCTAGCAGGAGGCTGACCAAATGATATAAAAACTTATGTCACAAACCAACGACACAGGACTACTGTATACAGGACTGACcctacgtttttgttttttttcgaATTGAACTAATTAATACCTTAATTGGAGTATTCTAACACTTTTCAAAGCCAATTGTACTTTAAAGAACACTTTAAGACCTGATGCAGGTGTGGACTGCTGATATGTTCTCATTAAAAGTGTTTGGCATCATAGTTTCTGCTCAAAGAATTCTCCTCCTAATGATGCCCATTTTTAAATTGCCTATTTAAGTCACATTATTAGCCCAAAACATtattctcctcctcttcctcctcctccttctacTATTACTATAATGTATAATGGGTTGTTTTGGATAAAGTACATGTACTGTGctcaataaatatatgaatataatcaGCACTGTGCAGTCCTTACCCAGTAGGTCTGCATTCACAATATCGCACCTAATTTCTTTTTACTATTATTAAGttcttattactattatttttgtcattgcaTTTGCCTTCTTTGCACTTGTTCCTAATGGCTGAGAGGTGGTGCGGTGAATTGTGTGAGACTGGTTTTGTTAGGTGTGAAGGGCAGGCTGTTGCTCTAATCAGGCCAGCCCTTCCGAGTCTTTGAGCTGCTCTCTGAGACAAGCAGGACAGGCAAGGTGACTCACgactgcactgaacacacaaTTCCCTATCTATGTTGAAGTACCTACTTTTTAAGTGTTGGcagaattacattattttttttccagctcTGTTGGCAAGATAGGCAGTAAAAGGGTTATTACATCTTTGGAAAACACCCCGTAATGAACAGatttttcctgttttaatttcatgCAAGTTTCAATAGCCTGTGGTGTGTCTTCAGTGATGCTCTGCTGTGCTTCTCCCATTCTGACTGTCTGTACCTGTAGATATTGCTGCTTAAAAGGTGTCTCGAGGCTAATCCGCAGGAATCGTGGAAGGCGGTATAGAAGGATGATCAAGCTGTAGTGCCCTACTGTATAATGGGTATCAGAGCACTGTGCAGTGTGTATTGCCTTCTCCACCAACACTCTCCCTGACAGCCAAGTGGAACAGGTCTAGAAGCTATTTCAGTCTGAACAGAAACAACCAGTGGGGGTACACAGaatgtttcttttaaatgtatcagTCAAGCAGCCATAGAACATATGCCTAGAATTACCCTTGATAAAGTGTACCACAGTAAATCTGTTTTCAGTTTATTCATTTGTTGTACTAGTGTTTACTATACCTCTTCTTGCCATCTTGCCAGCTAGAGTAAGCTCTGACAATGGTGCCCAAGTCAGATTGAGACATTCTAATGGGTGTCCATTATGGGGATAACCAACCCAAAAGTGAGAAAAGGAACAAGGGAGTAATTCAAAGCCTCTGTCTTTACCTCCGCAGCGGTGAAGTTTGGCAGGATGTCAAAGAAGCAAAGGGACAGCCTGTATGCCGAGGTACAGAAGCACCggatgcagcagcagcagcgagaCCACCAGCAGCAGCCGGGTGAAGCGGAGCCACTCACGCCCACGTACAGCCTCTCCACCAATGGGCTCACAGAGCTGCACGACGACCTCAGCAGCTACATTGACGGCCACACGCCAGATGGCAGCAAAGCCGACTCAGCCGTGAGCAGCTTCTACCTGGACATCCAGCCCTCGCCCGACCAGTCTGGACTTGACATCAACGGCATCAAACCAGAGCCTATCTGCGACTTCACGCCCGGCTCGGGGTTCTTCCCATACTGCTCCTTCACAAATGGGGAGACCTCCCCCACAGTGTCCATGGCAGAGCTAGGtaaggggagagaggagggggacTGGTGTAGGAACATTGGGGGTAAAAGACGCCAAGGTAGTTTTAAAATAGCAGGAAGTGGAAAAAACTCATCTCAAGGactcattaaaaacatttttttgtaattagttCCTATTAATTAGGGCCAATCAAAATCCAACGGGGCATACGTCAAGGGAAATCAATATTTCTTTATAGTTTCCCTAGTGCTTTAGAACCCTTTTCTTTTAACAAAtgtcttttaaaaatgattaattttttttttcctaagagCAAGAATGACCTTTGTTTCTGTGAATAATGTCGTGGTTCTCGCCTTACTTTTGCATTACGTTTTTGTCGTCATTTGATTTAGTTCACCTTTGCATTGGGGTTCCTGTAGACAACAACAGGAAGTGGTCCTTCAGTTAGTTTGTTCAATAATCTGAAAAACACATCAACAGCCACCCAAATTCTCTGAACTGAGGGTTATTAATCAAGAAataagtacttttttttttggtgcggTATGGTTATAAACTAATCGTAACACTGTTAACTGTTAACCAGTTCTTTTTGGGTAATCTGagttaacatttgtttttgtttttgtttttgctccaGAACATCTGGCACAGAACATCTCGAAGTCTCATATGGAAACATGTCAGTACTTAAGAGAAGAACTACAGCAGATGACCTGGCAGGCTTATCTGCAGGAAGAAGTGGAAAACTACCAGAGCAAGGTACACAATACCCCCGAAACACAGTAttcctttctctttttcttgtttttttgtgtatttgcaatcCCCATAAAAGAGttaataaatatgtgtgtgttttgttcttttccCCTGCTTTAGCCCCGAGAGGTCATGTGGCAGCTTTGTGCAATCAAAATAACAGAGGCTATTCAGTATGTGGTTGAGTTTGCCAAACGCATTGATGGATTCATGGAGCTGTGTCAGAATGATCAAATAGTGCTTCTTAAAGCAGGTGCGTTACAACACTGTATTTTCTCTGTGCCAGATATATTGTAGCACGATCGTCAGCAAGCGATTCACTCTGTCTGTTTTTTAGCCACCTTACCGAACCTTGAAAATGAAATTGTATTCTGTAGTCTATTTgaatgaatattataatcagcagATCCATATTTCTTGTATTTTCAGAGCAATGGGAAATAAGCATTCCACTATTCTCCTCTTGACAAACTAGAATAAGAAATGTAACTTAAATGTGTTCTTGTTAGAGGTAAAATATAAGACTTTATATCTTGCTATAGATGGGCCTGTGGTTTTTCAATAATGCTCTTTTCTATTACATTCGAAATATTTTGAGATCTTTAACTCATGTAGAAAACGCCCTACAAAGAGCAGAACAGCATAGTAATAAATCCCCTCAGTTACAAGTGCAAATACAAGACCTTCATTACATAgtacttttgtgtgtgtgtgaaaagccTAGGGCAAAGGCTGGGAAAAGGTGGGCAGCTcaaaacaacacatacaaacTCTCTGACAAAGCCTATCAAAGCTATTGAATAGTGACCTGACATGGTACACTGCCACTGTATACAAGGGCATTGTAGACTTTAGTAAATAATATGACACTGCTGAGCTGCTTTTCTAGAGCTGGGGGGATAAAGCCATAGTTATTTCCTATGATGCCTTTTTGTTTACAGTAAACACAGGGTGTAACATGGTGTAAGAAACGCATCAAAGGAAATAACAGTGGTTAAACCATTGACTCCTTAACACAGCACTTATTTCCTTCTTTGTATTTTGCACCAGTTGCTGTCAGTTCATATGAGAAAACAAATCACTCCTCATTACACAGAAAGTCATTCTTGTGGGTCTTGTTTGTGTGGATTTATCTGGATTTCAATCACATTAGCGGTGCTGATATTAATAATGAATTGGGGGGCATCCAGATAACTTCACATTTAACCTTTCAGTTGTTTTATAAGCACAGTGATTTTCATTTCACTGTTGCTCTTCTAACCCACCCCTAAGAACATCTTTCTAGTTGTTTAAACTGATATTTGAAGAAATGCCCTGGGATACACGTGTACTGCCTGCTCTAGGACCTCCAATAAACATCAAAGTGTTGCTATTTTATTACTACTAGTAGTaccagtaataaaataaaaaaatgtattagactTTGACAAAGACATGGGATTAATTTCTAAAAACACTACTACTTTATaagtattattaatactattttgCCTTTATCACTATATGTAGGATATGTACATTTTAGCTGTATAACTAACCCTTTCTACCACATTGTTAATTAATATTCATCATCTACTTAGAcattagaaagaaaaagaacagaaaggcTTGACACATATTGGGGATGGAGTGGAGATTAATATCATGACTGCAAATCTCAGGGTCTTATCACTGGAGGACCTACAGCTGTTCATTCTGCAAAGAGAGGCaggaaaaaagtaataaaaatagTAATTCCTTGTTTCCTGCCATCCGTAGGTTCTTTGGAGGTTGTGTTTGTGAGAATGTGCCGTGCCTTTGACTCTCAGAACAACACAGTGTATTTTGATGGAAAGTATGCTGGTCCAGAGGTGTTTAAATCATTAGGTGAGTATTTGATTTCAGTTGAATGGACACGCAAAACTCTTTAACCTTCAACAGTCGTGTTTGTACACACTGTCACTTAGCAGAGGTTTTCACACGTCTCTGTGATGAGAACATTTCTTCCTCTTCTGCGTTACTGTGTATCCTCCACCAGACCAGTCACAACCTTGTTTCTATAAATTGAATAGCTGACAGAGCAGGACAATCCACACTGTTAAAGGCTAAGGCAGTGGCCATTAGAACAAATTATCAAATTCAGTGTTAGAGGGCACAGGCGACTCGGTCAGCTTACCATTCCTAAACCTCACAATACAACTTGTAAGTTTGATTTTGTGCAGGAGGGAAATTTTGGGTTTGGGACaagaagtgtttgtgtgtgtgtgtctttaatgCAGGATATAGTGTAGGAAGATGCAGCCgcaatgagggaaaaaatatttttgataatgattcattattattattgttcttgttgttgttgttgttatgattTTTACTAATTATTCTGTTTGTCGAGTCTACGTAAATTAAGTGAGCTGGAACGTAAA
The genomic region above belongs to Amia ocellicauda isolate fAmiCal2 chromosome 4, fAmiCal2.hap1, whole genome shotgun sequence and contains:
- the roraa gene encoding nuclear receptor ROR-alpha A, with the protein product MMYFVISAMKAQIEIIPCKICGDKSSGIHYGVITCEGCKGFFRRSQQSNATYSCPRQKNCLIDRTSRNRCQHCRLQKCLAVGMSRDAVKFGRMSKKQRDSLYAEVQKHRMQQQQRDHQQQPGEAEPLTPTYSLSTNGLTELHDDLSSYIDGHTPDGSKADSAVSSFYLDIQPSPDQSGLDINGIKPEPICDFTPGSGFFPYCSFTNGETSPTVSMAELEHLAQNISKSHMETCQYLREELQQMTWQAYLQEEVENYQSKPREVMWQLCAIKITEAIQYVVEFAKRIDGFMELCQNDQIVLLKAGSLEVVFVRMCRAFDSQNNTVYFDGKYAGPEVFKSLGCDDLISSVFEFGKNLCSMHLSEDEIALFSAFVLMSADRSWLQEKVKVEKLQQKIQLALQHVLQKNHREDGILTKLICKVSTLRALCSRHTEKLTAFKAIYPDIVRAHFPPLYKELFGSDFEQSMPVDG